The Sphingomonas alpina genome has a segment encoding these proteins:
- a CDS encoding ribokinase, which translates to MTIAKPHGAVLVAGSANVDFLVRAPHIPAPGETVLGGDLTVLPGGKGANQAVACARAGGAATAMLVALGDDLFAPLIEQSLQGAGIALHIVRSPRPTGAALICVSDDAENAITVAPGANMALVPDDLPGLAGVDSLVLQLETPLSTVIAFAKTARAEGVRVILNAAPARALPAELLGAVDILIANQEELAMITGRGGTIADQLKSVGVPYVVATLGAHGCCAFADGAYWLQPAFQVTPVDTTAAGDTFCGVLAAALSMGAVLPDALLRASAAGALATTRLGAQSSVPVRAEVDALIASSARDETGLARLALYCGVTADHAVGQPGGALQDHDH; encoded by the coding sequence ATGACGATAGCCAAACCCCATGGCGCGGTGCTGGTCGCCGGGTCCGCCAATGTCGACTTCCTCGTCCGTGCGCCGCATATCCCGGCGCCGGGCGAGACGGTGCTCGGCGGCGATCTCACGGTTCTGCCGGGCGGTAAAGGCGCGAACCAGGCCGTGGCGTGCGCGCGCGCCGGTGGTGCCGCAACCGCGATGCTGGTCGCGCTCGGCGACGACCTGTTCGCGCCGCTGATCGAGCAATCCCTGCAGGGAGCCGGGATCGCATTGCACATCGTGCGATCCCCGCGCCCGACCGGGGCGGCGCTGATTTGCGTCTCGGACGATGCCGAGAATGCGATTACGGTCGCGCCCGGCGCCAATATGGCTTTGGTGCCGGACGACCTTCCCGGCCTTGCCGGGGTGGACAGCCTCGTCCTGCAACTCGAAACCCCGCTTTCGACGGTCATCGCGTTCGCGAAAACTGCCCGGGCAGAAGGTGTGCGGGTTATTCTCAACGCCGCACCGGCACGGGCACTGCCCGCCGAGCTGCTCGGGGCGGTCGACATCCTGATCGCCAATCAGGAGGAGCTGGCCATGATAACCGGCCGGGGCGGAACGATCGCGGACCAGCTCAAGTCGGTCGGCGTGCCATATGTTGTAGCAACATTGGGCGCCCATGGTTGCTGCGCGTTCGCTGACGGCGCCTATTGGTTGCAGCCCGCGTTTCAGGTCACGCCGGTCGATACGACCGCGGCCGGCGATACCTTTTGCGGCGTGCTCGCCGCTGCCCTGTCGATGGGCGCCGTCTTGCCCGACGCATTGCTACGGGCCAGCGCGGCTGGCGCGCTTGCGACCACCCGGCTGGGCGCACAATCAAGCGTACCGGTACGCGCCGAAGTCGATGCGCTGATCGCGTCGTCCGCCCGGGACGAAACGGGGCTCGCTCGGCTCGCTCTTTATTGCGGCGTAACTGCCGACCATGCCGTCGGACAGCCCGGCGGCGCCCTTCAGGATCACGACCACTGA
- a CDS encoding formylglycine-generating enzyme family protein, which yields MSQSPIRTNSDYKVSHALTGPYLPTPGKVPGWPFAEMGRWKIDVNGAADDWVRGFTEWRHEHLIRIGFDDTLYRRPELAWAQRNFVHALLMVEDRYFFDPATGRYTVDRYLDDLETRFGGVDSVLIWYIYPNIGVDDRSQFDLIEALPGGIEGLKGAVADFHRRGVKVFLPTMPWDNGTRAHDRPDWERMAALIKATGADGINGDTYSGVPRAFQEACDSLDCSVVLQPETTSQAGDHILSWNLQSWTKRVPNESIPTVLKLKWLEPRHIINIENRWSRDRNNDLQHAFFNGVGYTAWENVFGLWNQLTERDAETLRRVALVQRQFAALIVSAEWRPYELTLQAGVFASRFPGDAVDLWTLINRNEYAVDGEQFAVPHVAGCAYFDAWNGVDLTPRIDGDRAVFALELEGRGFGAVVARAPGGKTGDLQPFLDRMRDLAATPLAAYSAQWSSAPQKLVVVEKTRSRAASEDMIAIPAGDFDFAVRGVVIEGYANEGVDFQYPWETSARRSHHRRMQVEAFWIDRFPVTNGQFKTFLDDSGYRPADDGNFLHHWQDGAPPIGGENKPVTWVSIEDARTYAAWAGKRLPREWEWQYAAQGTDGRRYPWGNDWDPRAAPEPGCGREMPVPADIGAHPSGASPFGVMDMVGNVWQWTDEYVDEHLRAAVLRGGSNYQPQGSHWYFPQAYRLDEHGKYLLMAPSKDRSAGIGFRCAADL from the coding sequence ATGAGCCAATCCCCGATCCGAACGAACAGCGACTATAAGGTCTCGCACGCGCTGACTGGCCCCTATCTGCCGACGCCCGGCAAGGTGCCGGGCTGGCCCTTCGCCGAGATGGGCCGATGGAAGATCGACGTGAACGGTGCCGCCGACGATTGGGTCCGCGGGTTCACCGAATGGCGGCACGAACATCTGATCCGGATCGGCTTCGACGATACGCTCTATCGCCGCCCCGAACTTGCCTGGGCGCAGCGCAACTTCGTCCATGCGCTGCTGATGGTCGAAGACCGCTATTTCTTCGATCCGGCGACCGGGCGCTATACGGTCGATCGTTATCTCGACGATCTGGAGACACGCTTCGGCGGCGTCGACAGCGTGCTGATCTGGTATATCTATCCCAATATCGGGGTCGATGACCGCAGCCAGTTCGACCTGATCGAAGCACTGCCTGGCGGGATCGAGGGCCTGAAGGGTGCGGTCGCCGACTTTCATCGCCGCGGGGTCAAGGTGTTCCTCCCGACCATGCCGTGGGACAATGGCACGCGCGCGCATGACCGTCCCGATTGGGAGCGGATGGCGGCGCTGATCAAGGCGACCGGTGCCGACGGGATCAACGGCGACACCTATAGCGGTGTACCGCGTGCGTTTCAGGAGGCGTGCGATAGCCTTGATTGCTCGGTGGTGTTGCAACCCGAGACGACATCCCAAGCCGGCGACCATATCCTGTCGTGGAACCTGCAGAGCTGGACCAAGCGCGTCCCGAATGAGTCGATTCCGACCGTCCTCAAACTCAAATGGCTCGAGCCGCGCCATATCATCAATATCGAGAATCGCTGGAGCCGCGACCGCAACAATGATCTGCAGCACGCCTTCTTCAACGGCGTCGGATACACTGCTTGGGAAAACGTCTTCGGGCTGTGGAACCAGCTTACCGAACGCGATGCGGAGACGCTGCGCCGGGTCGCGCTGGTTCAGCGGCAATTCGCCGCGCTGATCGTCAGTGCCGAATGGCGGCCTTATGAGCTCACGCTGCAGGCGGGGGTCTTTGCTAGCCGTTTCCCGGGTGATGCGGTCGATTTGTGGACACTGATCAATCGCAACGAATATGCCGTCGATGGCGAGCAGTTCGCCGTACCGCATGTCGCCGGATGTGCGTATTTCGACGCTTGGAACGGCGTGGACCTGACGCCGCGTATCGATGGCGACCGCGCGGTATTTGCGTTGGAGCTTGAAGGGCGGGGGTTCGGCGCCGTTGTCGCACGAGCGCCCGGAGGGAAGACAGGTGACCTCCAACCTTTCCTCGATCGGATGCGCGATCTCGCCGCGACGCCGCTCGCTGCCTATTCGGCACAATGGTCATCGGCCCCGCAGAAACTGGTGGTGGTCGAGAAAACCCGTTCGCGCGCGGCATCGGAGGATATGATTGCGATCCCCGCTGGGGATTTCGACTTCGCCGTTCGCGGTGTGGTGATCGAAGGCTATGCGAACGAGGGTGTCGATTTCCAATATCCCTGGGAAACGAGCGCGCGCCGGAGCCATCACCGGCGCATGCAGGTCGAGGCATTCTGGATCGATCGCTTTCCTGTCACCAATGGCCAGTTCAAGACGTTCCTCGATGACAGCGGGTACCGACCCGCGGATGACGGCAATTTCCTCCATCATTGGCAGGATGGCGCGCCGCCGATCGGCGGGGAGAATAAACCGGTCACCTGGGTGTCGATCGAGGATGCGCGCACCTATGCGGCTTGGGCCGGCAAGCGCCTGCCACGCGAATGGGAATGGCAATATGCCGCGCAAGGGACCGACGGCCGGCGCTATCCGTGGGGAAATGACTGGGATCCGCGCGCCGCGCCCGAGCCCGGTTGCGGTCGCGAGATGCCCGTCCCCGCCGATATCGGTGCACATCCTTCCGGGGCGAGCCCGTTCGGTGTGATGGATATGGTCGGTAATGTCTGGCAGTGGACAGACGAATATGTCGACGAGCATCTGCGCGCGGCGGTACTGCGCGGCGGCAGCAATTATCAGCCGCAAGGCTCGCACTGGTATTTCCCGCAGGCCTATCGGCTCGACGAGCATGGCAAATATCTGCTGATGGCGCCATCGAAGGACCGTTCGGCCGGTATCGGATTCCGTTGTGCCGCTGACCTCTGA
- a CDS encoding glycoside hydrolase family 127 protein, which produces MTFPGAGSVRLDGILGEALAANLQGRLSHFIVDETSPAIALFAPDVVAHNHAGDWYGEHAGKWLVAATRAAVRSGDTEMLAHVRRVADYLTGLQGADGYLGNYAPERRFMRRQPPKPLTWDGAPAERTWDIWTHSYLILGLIELYRQVGEGRYLAAARRIGDLCWRTLHDGEIDITDLGNHFGLSATVLIDPAVELYFATGEQRYLDLALLVLEQAEREPRNALLSAALAGADPSEIATGKAYQLLWNLVGIAKLHRATGEAHFLVAVRNLWSAIRAHHLTLGGGPWGGVAHRSREVFNPASVFSPHGYVETCSTMAWVQLNRELLEILGDAAFAQEIERSAYNDLLGAQAADGEDWCYYSFPNGRRTHTTYWRCCKSSGAMALEELPALAYAGTRDGGISINLLGPSEGELAVPASDAVRIEQRTDYPFDGAVAIIVTPRTSASFPIDIRIPEWARGASLRINGAEQMPTPEPGRYVRIERMWQGGDVILLDLPMPPTIHRAIASNVQESLAPDGEPVAQEVLRTDYLAVSRGPLIYATGLIDGFKVEETLRFAGNAADIRLDCVPAADGGPGPDLRLRPEGRAAIMFQPYYRAGGREDRSWRLTWMMLAPE; this is translated from the coding sequence ATGACCTTCCCCGGTGCGGGTTCAGTCCGGCTGGACGGGATATTGGGTGAGGCTCTTGCGGCTAATCTCCAGGGTCGGCTCTCGCACTTCATCGTCGATGAGACGAGTCCTGCGATCGCGCTGTTTGCCCCCGATGTCGTGGCGCATAATCACGCCGGTGACTGGTATGGTGAGCATGCGGGCAAGTGGCTCGTCGCAGCGACGCGCGCCGCGGTTCGGAGCGGCGATACCGAAATGCTGGCGCATGTGCGTCGTGTCGCTGACTATCTGACGGGCCTGCAGGGCGCTGACGGCTATCTCGGCAATTATGCTCCCGAACGCCGATTCATGCGTCGTCAGCCACCCAAGCCGCTGACCTGGGATGGTGCGCCGGCCGAGCGGACTTGGGACATCTGGACGCATAGCTATTTGATCCTCGGGTTGATCGAGCTGTATCGACAGGTTGGCGAGGGCCGCTATCTGGCCGCCGCGCGGCGGATCGGTGACCTGTGCTGGCGGACGCTGCACGACGGCGAGATCGACATCACCGATCTCGGCAACCATTTCGGTTTGTCGGCGACGGTGCTGATCGACCCCGCAGTCGAGCTTTATTTCGCGACCGGCGAGCAGCGGTATCTCGATCTCGCGCTGCTGGTGCTGGAACAGGCCGAGCGCGAGCCGCGCAACGCGTTGTTGTCGGCGGCACTTGCGGGCGCGGATCCTTCGGAGATCGCGACCGGCAAGGCCTATCAGCTCCTCTGGAATCTGGTGGGGATCGCCAAGCTCCACCGCGCGACTGGCGAGGCCCACTTTCTCGTTGCGGTCCGCAATCTATGGAGCGCCATTCGCGCGCATCATCTGACACTTGGCGGCGGCCCCTGGGGTGGAGTCGCGCATCGCTCGCGCGAGGTCTTCAACCCGGCATCGGTGTTCAGTCCCCATGGTTATGTCGAGACCTGCTCGACCATGGCTTGGGTCCAGCTCAACCGCGAGTTGCTCGAAATCTTGGGCGATGCCGCGTTCGCGCAGGAAATCGAGCGCAGCGCCTATAATGACCTGCTCGGCGCACAGGCGGCGGATGGTGAGGACTGGTGTTATTACTCCTTTCCGAACGGTCGGCGGACGCACACGACTTATTGGCGTTGCTGCAAGTCGAGCGGAGCCATGGCGCTGGAGGAACTGCCCGCACTTGCCTATGCGGGCACGCGCGACGGCGGCATCTCGATCAACCTGCTCGGACCATCCGAGGGAGAACTGGCCGTGCCGGCGAGTGATGCCGTGCGCATCGAGCAGCGGACCGACTATCCCTTTGACGGTGCTGTCGCGATCATTGTCACGCCCCGGACCAGCGCATCGTTCCCGATCGATATCCGTATTCCGGAATGGGCGCGTGGAGCGAGCCTCCGGATCAACGGCGCCGAGCAAATGCCGACGCCGGAGCCGGGTCGTTATGTTCGCATTGAACGCATGTGGCAGGGCGGGGACGTTATTCTACTCGACCTGCCGATGCCGCCGACCATCCACCGCGCGATCGCGAGCAATGTCCAGGAATCCCTCGCACCTGATGGCGAGCCGGTTGCCCAAGAAGTACTGCGCACCGACTATCTGGCGGTCAGCCGCGGCCCGCTGATCTATGCAACGGGTCTGATCGACGGGTTCAAGGTCGAGGAGACGCTGCGTTTCGCCGGCAATGCGGCGGATATCCGGCTGGACTGTGTGCCGGCGGCGGATGGCGGACCTGGCCCGGACCTCCGGCTAAGGCCGGAAGGCCGAGCCGCAATCATGTTCCAGCCTTATTATCGTGCCGGTGGTCGAGAAGACCGGAGCTGGCGGCTGACCTGGATGATGCTGGCGCCGGAGTGA
- a CDS encoding CaiB/BaiF CoA transferase family protein yields the protein MTTPPSVFRSPQRSGPSGPLSGVNVLDLSAYIAGPYGCTLLADQGADVIKVEAPGGDNLRQYPSTLAGENRAFLGVNRSKQGVVLDLKRTEDMAVLLGLVAEADVLVHNFRPGVPERLGIDYDRLSELNPRLIYCAVTGYGEQGPLRTKAGYDQVLQAMTGMCALQGKRDGPPELTYGSPVDYYAAALVAAGVASALFERERSAQGQYVGVSLLRSALTMQSARMIEAEGEGRDVPRDMRSGGITGLYPTADGYIYLSANTRHFWEALCERTGLGAFGADPRYDSVRKRAEHAGEIVPRLREILLSRPAVEWERLLEDAVPCSIVRPVEDMFDHPQVAAEEMITTISHPTLGSYRGVTRPIRFGRTVGPEPFAAPTLDQDTEALKFRKKR from the coding sequence ATGACGACACCGCCTTCGGTTTTCCGCAGCCCGCAGCGCTCGGGCCCGTCGGGCCCGCTCAGCGGGGTGAATGTACTCGACCTCAGCGCTTATATCGCTGGCCCTTATGGTTGCACATTACTCGCCGATCAGGGGGCCGATGTGATCAAGGTCGAGGCGCCGGGTGGCGATAATCTCAGGCAATACCCCTCTACGCTCGCGGGAGAGAATCGCGCATTTCTCGGCGTCAATCGCAGCAAGCAGGGCGTGGTCCTCGATTTGAAACGGACCGAGGATATGGCTGTGCTGCTCGGTCTCGTTGCCGAGGCCGATGTGCTCGTGCATAATTTCCGCCCGGGCGTGCCGGAGCGGCTGGGGATCGATTATGATCGACTGAGCGAGCTCAATCCGCGCCTGATCTATTGCGCGGTGACCGGCTATGGTGAGCAAGGGCCGCTGCGTACCAAGGCCGGTTACGACCAGGTGCTGCAGGCGATGACCGGTATGTGCGCGCTTCAAGGCAAGCGGGACGGTCCGCCCGAACTGACTTATGGTTCGCCCGTTGATTATTACGCTGCTGCGCTCGTCGCAGCAGGCGTCGCCTCCGCCTTGTTCGAGCGTGAGCGCAGCGCACAGGGGCAATATGTTGGTGTCTCGCTCCTGCGCAGCGCACTGACCATGCAATCGGCGCGCATGATCGAGGCCGAGGGCGAGGGGCGTGACGTACCGCGCGATATGCGATCGGGCGGCATCACCGGCCTTTATCCCACGGCGGACGGCTATATCTATCTCTCGGCCAACACGCGGCATTTCTGGGAAGCATTGTGTGAACGGACCGGGCTCGGTGCGTTCGGTGCCGATCCGCGCTATGACAGCGTGCGCAAACGAGCGGAGCATGCAGGTGAGATCGTGCCCAGGTTGCGCGAAATCCTGCTGTCGCGACCTGCGGTCGAATGGGAGCGGCTGCTCGAAGATGCTGTGCCGTGCTCGATCGTACGGCCGGTTGAGGACATGTTCGATCACCCCCAGGTTGCCGCCGAGGAAATGATAACGACGATCTCCCATCCGACGCTCGGCAGCTATCGCGGCGTAACGCGGCCGATCCGGTTTGGGCGCACAGTGGGGCCGGAACCGTTTGCTGCACCGACTCTCGATCAGGATACCGAAGCGCTGAAATTCAGAAAGAAGCGTTAG
- a CDS encoding alpha/beta fold hydrolase, whose product MADPKVRENVAGLVLVDVVPDPDPVRTRSFLESDGLHRSRALLIGDILGRATSLRTAAASLDMPVLMIRAGLHSPLSDEDAYRFLKLVPHATIATIAGAGHLVARDKPLELAQAIGDFLLQDAVRDRRIGLFLTHSGADTLCHPGGTLARHLHRTAETLRNWGASLALIDAGRLHAAYGTDGFLAALADGTAREKIVAVVGREAETIIDCYCRCDRDRSYPTWHTDTPMLIDRSTGAHEPLSPEMRLALIELTVANELDVIEHDPEIAARFGAPLLRLFARWRPFLGDGARAAISRSG is encoded by the coding sequence TTGGCCGATCCGAAAGTTCGGGAGAATGTTGCCGGGCTGGTGCTTGTCGATGTGGTGCCTGATCCCGATCCAGTGCGCACGCGATCGTTCCTCGAGAGCGATGGCCTGCATAGGAGTCGCGCTCTCTTGATCGGCGATATACTGGGCCGTGCGACATCACTCCGAACGGCGGCCGCCTCCCTGGATATGCCAGTGCTGATGATCCGTGCCGGGTTGCACAGTCCGTTGTCGGATGAAGATGCATATCGATTTTTGAAGCTTGTGCCGCATGCGACCATCGCCACGATCGCGGGTGCTGGACATCTTGTGGCCCGGGATAAGCCGCTTGAACTGGCGCAGGCGATTGGCGACTTCCTCCTGCAAGATGCGGTTCGGGATCGTCGCATAGGCCTGTTCCTGACCCACAGCGGCGCCGATACGCTTTGTCACCCCGGCGGCACGCTTGCCCGGCATCTGCATCGAACCGCGGAGACGCTGCGCAACTGGGGAGCTTCTCTTGCATTGATCGACGCCGGCCGTCTTCACGCGGCTTACGGCACCGACGGCTTCCTTGCGGCTCTGGCGGACGGAACCGCACGGGAGAAGATTGTCGCTGTCGTCGGGAGAGAGGCGGAGACGATCATCGATTGCTATTGCCGTTGCGACCGGGATCGCAGCTATCCCACATGGCATACCGACACGCCCATGTTGATCGATCGATCCACAGGCGCGCATGAACCGCTTTCGCCAGAGATGCGCCTGGCGTTGATCGAATTGACCGTCGCCAACGAACTCGATGTGATCGAGCATGATCCGGAAATAGCAGCCCGATTTGGCGCTCCTTTGCTTCGCCTGTTTGCGCGTTGGCGCCCATTCCTGGGAGATGGAGCCAGAGCGGCGATTTCTCGCTCAGGCTGA